From Amycolatopsis sp. cg9, one genomic window encodes:
- a CDS encoding cell division protein SepF, whose amino-acid sequence MSALQKLKAYFGMVPADDDGYDVEDDYRRGYDDEYDSYEEPAPRSSRSRYREVDDTYDEPVSRSRSRSVAGSEPAVHGALAMDRQPEPVARLRPVTEPVVRQPVRDPLSRITTLHPTSYAEARAIGEHYREGIPVIMNLTEMENADAKRLVDFAAGLAFALRGSMDKVTNKVFLLSPPDVDVTAEDRRRIAEGGLFLRG is encoded by the coding sequence ATGAGCGCGCTGCAGAAGCTGAAGGCCTACTTCGGGATGGTGCCCGCTGACGACGATGGCTACGACGTCGAGGACGACTACCGGCGCGGTTACGACGACGAGTACGACTCCTACGAGGAGCCGGCTCCCCGGTCGTCCCGCTCACGGTACCGCGAGGTCGACGACACGTACGACGAGCCCGTCAGCCGCAGCCGGTCACGCTCCGTGGCGGGCTCGGAGCCGGCCGTCCACGGCGCGCTCGCGATGGATCGCCAGCCCGAGCCCGTGGCGCGCCTGCGACCGGTCACCGAGCCGGTCGTGCGCCAGCCGGTGCGTGACCCGTTGAGCCGGATCACCACGCTGCACCCGACCAGCTACGCGGAGGCGCGGGCGATCGGGGAGCACTACCGCGAGGGCATCCCGGTGATCATGAACCTCACCGAGATGGAGAACGCGGACGCGAAGCGGCTCGTCGACTTCGCCGCCGGGCTCGCGTTCGCGCTCCGCGGGTCGATGGACAAGGTCACCAACAAGGTGTTCCTTCTCTCACCGCCCGATGTGGACGTGACGGCCGAAGACCGCCGGCGGATCGCCGAAGGAGGATTGTTTTTGCGCGGCTGA
- a CDS encoding MFS transporter, with product MLLLTMCAGMFLVQLDVTVVNVALPALGADLHAGLAAQQWVVDGYTVVLAAFLLTGGALGDVFGHRRIVLTGFGLFGVASAACGLAATAPVLVAARAGQGLGAALLLPGTLAVITNAHPGRAERARALGVWAGVSALALAAGPVLGGAVVAAAGWRPVFWLTVPIVLAAAGATRRLVPCGTRAPGRRVDVAGALTAAPALGAGVYAVIAGSAVAAVVAAVALAAFRVVERRSPDPMLPPDVVRRTSSATFVSAAMNFVGIGAILVLTLYLQGVRHASPLTAGFEVLPLFGPLSVLAPVTGRLTARFGPRPLMVTGLALGVPGMLNLVLVKENSGYAALLPTLLGLGVSMGLLTTAVVTAAVSGLPPERAGVASGVNNTARQAGGALGVAVLGSVAGAPGAGFLAGLHEAGVIAAALWLAAIGVTLAGIRAPAAAGS from the coding sequence ATGCTCCTGCTCACCATGTGCGCCGGGATGTTCCTCGTGCAGCTGGACGTCACGGTCGTCAACGTCGCCCTGCCCGCCCTCGGCGCGGACCTGCACGCGGGCCTCGCGGCGCAGCAGTGGGTGGTCGACGGCTACACCGTCGTCCTGGCCGCGTTCCTGCTCACCGGCGGCGCCCTCGGCGACGTCTTCGGTCACCGCCGGATCGTCCTCACCGGCTTCGGGCTGTTCGGCGTCGCCTCGGCCGCGTGCGGGCTCGCCGCCACGGCGCCCGTGCTCGTCGCCGCCCGCGCCGGACAGGGCCTGGGCGCGGCCCTGCTGCTGCCCGGCACGCTCGCCGTGATCACGAACGCCCACCCGGGCCGCGCCGAGCGGGCCCGCGCCCTCGGCGTCTGGGCCGGGGTGTCCGCGCTGGCCCTGGCGGCGGGCCCGGTGCTGGGCGGCGCGGTCGTGGCGGCGGCGGGCTGGCGGCCGGTGTTCTGGCTCACCGTCCCGATCGTGCTGGCGGCGGCCGGAGCGACCCGGCGGCTCGTCCCGTGCGGCACTCGCGCGCCCGGCCGGCGGGTCGACGTCGCGGGTGCCCTCACCGCCGCACCCGCCCTCGGCGCCGGGGTGTACGCGGTCATCGCCGGAAGCGCGGTGGCCGCGGTGGTGGCGGCCGTCGCGCTGGCGGCGTTCCGGGTCGTGGAACGCCGGTCACCCGACCCGATGCTGCCTCCGGACGTCGTCCGGCGGACGTCGAGCGCCACCTTCGTCTCGGCGGCGATGAACTTCGTCGGGATCGGCGCGATCCTGGTGCTGACGCTGTACTTGCAGGGCGTGCGGCACGCGTCCCCGCTGACCGCCGGGTTCGAAGTGCTGCCGCTGTTCGGCCCGCTCTCGGTGCTGGCCCCGGTCACGGGCCGGCTGACCGCCCGGTTCGGCCCGCGGCCGCTCATGGTCACCGGGCTCGCGCTGGGCGTGCCCGGGATGCTGAACCTGGTGCTGGTCAAGGAAAACAGCGGCTACGCGGCCCTCTTGCCGACGCTGCTGGGCCTCGGCGTCAGCATGGGCCTGCTGACGACGGCGGTGGTGACGGCCGCGGTCTCCGGCCTGCCGCCGGAGCGGGCGGGAGTGGCCAGCGGGGTGAACAACACCGCCCGGCAGGCGGGCGGCGCGCTCGGGGTGGCGGTCCTCGGCTCGGTCGCGGGTGCGCCGGGAGCGGGCTTTCTCGCCGGACTGCACGAGGCCGGCGTGATCGCGGCGGCACTGTGGCTGGCGGCGATCGGCGTCACGCTCGCGGGGATCCGAGCCCCGGCGGCGGCCGGCTCCTGA
- a CDS encoding YggS family pyridoxal phosphate-dependent enzyme codes for MTDRKAELAANLAEVEARIAAACRAAGRPRDEVKLIAITKTFPASDAALLAELGVTDVGENRDQEAGPKAAEVPGLRWHMVGRLQRNKARSVVAWAHEVQSLDSARLADALAKAVRAARDAQIRDEPLDVLIQASLDDDPERGGCPLDELGALAEHVTHTDELRLRGLMAVAPLGADPAAAFERLARAGERLRKDHPNAATVSAGMSHDLEQAITHGSTCVRVGTALLGGRGLASP; via the coding sequence ATGACCGACCGCAAGGCCGAGCTGGCCGCGAACCTCGCCGAGGTCGAGGCGCGGATCGCCGCCGCGTGCCGCGCCGCCGGACGGCCCCGCGACGAGGTCAAGCTGATCGCGATCACCAAGACCTTCCCCGCGTCCGACGCCGCGCTGCTGGCCGAGCTCGGCGTCACCGACGTCGGCGAGAACCGCGACCAGGAGGCCGGGCCGAAGGCCGCCGAGGTTCCCGGGCTGCGCTGGCACATGGTCGGCCGGCTCCAGCGCAACAAGGCACGGTCCGTGGTCGCGTGGGCGCACGAAGTGCAGTCCCTCGATTCGGCCCGGCTCGCCGACGCGCTCGCGAAGGCGGTCCGTGCGGCTCGCGACGCGCAGATACGTGACGAACCCCTCGACGTGCTGATCCAGGCGAGCCTCGACGACGACCCCGAGCGCGGCGGCTGCCCCCTCGACGAGCTGGGCGCGCTCGCCGAGCACGTCACCCACACGGACGAGCTGCGGCTTCGCGGGCTGATGGCCGTCGCGCCGCTCGGCGCCGACCCCGCCGCCGCCTTCGAACGCCTCGCTCGCGCGGGGGAGCGGCTCCGCAAAGATCACCCGAATGCCGCAACCGTGTCGGCCGGGATGAGCCATGATCTCGAGCAGGCGATCACGCACGGCTCGACCTGTGTGCGTGTCGGAACCGCGTTGCTCGGTGGACGCGGTTTAGCCTCGCCGTAG
- a CDS encoding YggT family protein, whose product MWLVVWYVLFAFWLLLTARIVVELVRTFAREWHPAGGVAVTLETIYTVTDPPVRLFRRIIPMVRIGGVGLDLSIMVLLLVVFFAMQLATPS is encoded by the coding sequence GTGTGGCTGGTCGTCTGGTACGTGCTGTTCGCCTTCTGGCTGCTGCTGACGGCGCGGATCGTGGTCGAACTCGTCCGGACGTTCGCGCGTGAGTGGCATCCCGCCGGAGGGGTTGCGGTGACGCTCGAGACCATCTACACAGTGACGGACCCGCCGGTCCGGTTGTTCAGGAGGATCATTCCGATGGTCCGGATCGGCGGCGTCGGACTGGACTTGTCGATTATGGTGCTGCTGTTGGTTGTGTTCTTCGCGATGCAACTGGCGACTCCAAGTTGA
- a CDS encoding HSP90 family protein has protein sequence MPPKSPRPGTTGELFTVSRTFQVDLRGVVDLLSRHLYSSPRVYVRELLQNAVDAVTARRAREPGAPAEIAVEAGDGVLRVTDTGIGLTEAQVHELLATIGRSSKRDELGFQRHEFLGQFGIGLLSAFLVADEVRVVTRSVDGGPAVAWTGRSDGTYAIGPGERDEPGTTVTLDARPGAEQWFVPGTVAELATLYGSMLPFGITVDGRPVTTPVPWAADDRAPGQRQADLVGYAQDTLGFTPFDVVELDVPAAGLTGVAYVLPFPASPAEHGGHRVYLKRMLLAENAPGLLPDWAFFARCVVDAGELRPTASREALYDDGQLESAREALGDRLRGWLAGLARTAPDRLNRFLGIHHLGVKALALHDDEMLRLVEQWWPLETNVGRMTMAEFRGRYGLLRYCATADEFQQLAGVAAAQDIAVINGGYTYDSELAERMRALEPDLVVTRLEPSDLTTAFAELDSATALATRPFVAAAQRHLDRLGCEVVLREFQPSSLPVLYLLDRAAAFAGELRATKDQVDELWAGVLSAFEKPADDRPQLVLNHRNPLVRRISLLRDDTLRGLAVESLYGQALLFGRHPIRPADAALLNRSFLGLLDQAVPEEETR, from the coding sequence GTGCCGCCGAAGAGTCCGCGGCCGGGAACCACGGGGGAACTTTTCACAGTGAGCCGCACTTTTCAGGTGGATCTTCGCGGGGTCGTCGACCTCCTCAGCCGCCACCTCTACTCGAGCCCGCGCGTGTACGTGCGGGAGCTCCTGCAGAACGCCGTCGACGCGGTGACCGCGCGCCGCGCGCGGGAGCCCGGCGCGCCCGCGGAGATCGCGGTCGAGGCCGGCGACGGCGTCCTGCGCGTCACCGACACCGGGATCGGCCTGACCGAAGCCCAGGTGCACGAACTGCTCGCGACGATCGGCCGCAGCTCCAAAAGGGACGAACTGGGCTTCCAGCGGCACGAGTTCCTCGGCCAGTTCGGGATCGGGCTGCTGTCGGCGTTCCTCGTCGCCGACGAGGTGCGCGTCGTGACGCGGTCGGTGGACGGCGGCCCGGCCGTCGCCTGGACCGGCCGCTCCGACGGCACCTACGCCATCGGGCCGGGCGAACGGGACGAGCCGGGCACCACGGTGACCCTCGACGCGCGCCCCGGCGCCGAACAGTGGTTCGTCCCCGGGACGGTCGCCGAACTGGCCACGCTGTACGGCTCGATGCTGCCGTTCGGGATCACCGTCGACGGCCGGCCGGTCACCACGCCCGTGCCGTGGGCCGCCGACGACCGCGCGCCCGGGCAGCGGCAGGCCGATCTCGTCGGCTACGCGCAGGACACCCTGGGCTTCACGCCGTTCGACGTCGTCGAACTGGACGTGCCCGCCGCCGGGCTGACCGGCGTGGCGTACGTGCTGCCGTTCCCGGCCAGCCCGGCCGAGCACGGCGGCCACCGCGTCTACCTCAAGCGGATGCTGCTCGCGGAGAACGCGCCGGGCCTGCTGCCGGACTGGGCGTTCTTCGCCCGCTGCGTCGTCGACGCGGGCGAGCTGCGGCCGACGGCGAGCCGTGAGGCGCTCTACGACGACGGCCAGCTGGAGTCGGCGCGCGAAGCGCTCGGCGACCGGCTGCGCGGCTGGCTCGCCGGGCTGGCGCGGACCGCACCCGACCGGCTGAACCGGTTCCTCGGGATCCACCACCTCGGGGTCAAGGCGCTCGCCCTGCACGACGACGAGATGCTGCGGCTGGTCGAGCAGTGGTGGCCGCTGGAGACCAACGTCGGCCGGATGACGATGGCCGAGTTCCGCGGCCGCTACGGGCTGCTGCGCTACTGCGCCACCGCCGACGAGTTCCAGCAGCTGGCCGGGGTCGCGGCCGCGCAGGACATCGCCGTGATCAACGGCGGCTACACCTACGACAGCGAGCTGGCCGAGCGGATGCGGGCGCTCGAACCGGACCTGGTGGTGACCCGGCTCGAGCCGAGCGACCTGACCACCGCGTTCGCCGAGCTGGACAGCGCCACCGCGCTGGCCACCCGGCCGTTCGTCGCGGCCGCGCAGCGCCACCTCGACCGGCTGGGCTGCGAGGTCGTGCTGCGCGAGTTCCAGCCGTCGAGCCTGCCGGTGCTCTACCTGCTGGACCGGGCCGCGGCGTTCGCCGGCGAGCTGCGGGCCACCAAGGACCAGGTCGACGAGCTGTGGGCGGGGGTGCTCTCGGCGTTCGAGAAGCCGGCCGACGACCGCCCCCAGCTGGTGCTCAACCACCGCAACCCGCTGGTGCGGCGGATCAGCCTGCTCCGGGACGACACGCTGCGCGGGCTCGCCGTCGAGTCGCTCTACGGGCAGGCCCTGCTGTTCGGCAGGCACCCGATCCGGCCGGCCGACGCCGCGCTGCTGAACCGTTCGTTCCTCGGCCTGCTGGACCAGGCCGTCCCCGAAGAGGAGACCCGATGA
- a CDS encoding DivIVA domain-containing protein, with translation MSLTPADVHNVAFSKPPIGKRGYNEDEVDAFLDLVETELARLIEDNNELRQQMEQLDAELESTRSELDSAKSAPPMREEPSRRLAPVPPPQSAMEQTQAHSMVGDSTEPNVQAAKVLGLAQEMADRLTAEAKTESDGMLAEARTKSEQLLSDARAKSDSMVNEARTRVDTMLNDARTRAETLERQARDKATTLERESQRKYTETMNSLNSEKSGLGKKIEELRTIEREYRTRLRGFLESQLRELDDRGSAAPASASSGSGQSSGSSSGGQGYSFGPRAEAG, from the coding sequence ATGTCGTTGACCCCCGCTGACGTGCATAACGTTGCGTTCAGCAAGCCGCCCATCGGCAAGAGGGGCTACAACGAGGACGAGGTGGACGCGTTCCTCGACCTGGTGGAGACCGAGCTGGCCCGCTTGATCGAGGACAACAACGAGCTGCGCCAGCAGATGGAGCAGCTCGACGCCGAGCTCGAGTCGACTCGGAGCGAGCTCGACAGCGCCAAGTCGGCGCCCCCGATGCGTGAAGAACCGTCGCGCCGGCTGGCGCCGGTGCCGCCGCCGCAGTCCGCCATGGAGCAGACCCAGGCGCACTCGATGGTCGGCGACAGCACGGAGCCGAACGTGCAGGCCGCCAAGGTCCTGGGCCTCGCCCAGGAGATGGCCGACCGGCTGACCGCCGAGGCGAAGACCGAGTCCGACGGGATGCTGGCCGAGGCCCGCACCAAGTCCGAGCAGCTGCTCTCGGACGCCCGGGCGAAGTCCGACTCGATGGTCAACGAGGCCCGCACCCGCGTCGACACGATGCTGAACGACGCGCGGACCCGGGCGGAAACCTTGGAGCGCCAGGCGCGCGACAAGGCCACGACGCTCGAGCGCGAGTCGCAGCGCAAGTACACCGAGACGATGAACAGCCTCAACTCCGAGAAGAGCGGGCTGGGCAAGAAGATCGAAGAGCTGCGCACGATCGAGCGGGAGTACCGCACGAGGCTGCGCGGGTTCCTCGAGTCCCAGCTGCGCGAGCTCGACGACCGCGGTTCCGCCGCACCCGCGTCGGCCTCGTCCGGCTCCGGCCAGTCGTCCGGCTCGTCCAGCGGCGGCCAGGGCTACTCGTTCGGCCCGCGCGCCGAAGCCGGCTGA
- a CDS encoding ArsR/SmtB family transcription factor — translation MEGDADIARTAALFADPARVRVLLALGDGRALAASVLAAEARLSAPGVSAHLAKLRAAGLVVAEKSGRHRFYRLAGPDPAELLETLARFSPSQPVTSLREGTRAEALRTARTCYDHLAGRLGVAVTAALLARGALAGAPDTRRRTGDRISAPLREHPYTLGPAAEPVFTALGIDLAAAASGRRPLLKFCLDWSEQRHHLADALGAAVATRFTEAGWVRRRAEAHRAVRLTPEGARALETHLGLANLAA, via the coding sequence GTGGAAGGGGACGCCGACATCGCCCGCACCGCCGCGTTGTTCGCGGACCCGGCGCGGGTCCGGGTGCTGCTCGCGCTCGGCGACGGCCGGGCGCTGGCGGCGTCGGTGCTGGCCGCCGAGGCGCGGCTGTCCGCGCCGGGTGTCAGCGCGCACCTGGCGAAGCTGCGGGCGGCGGGCCTGGTCGTCGCGGAGAAGTCGGGGCGCCACCGGTTCTACCGGCTGGCCGGGCCGGATCCCGCCGAGCTGCTGGAGACGCTGGCGCGGTTCTCGCCGTCCCAGCCGGTGACGTCGTTGCGCGAGGGCACGCGCGCGGAGGCGCTGCGCACGGCCCGGACGTGCTACGACCACCTGGCGGGCCGGCTCGGGGTCGCGGTCACCGCGGCGCTGCTGGCGCGGGGCGCGCTGGCCGGCGCCCCGGACACGCGGCGGCGCACGGGCGACCGCATTTCGGCTCCGCTGCGCGAACACCCGTACACGCTGGGTCCGGCGGCGGAGCCGGTGTTCACGGCACTGGGCATCGACCTCGCCGCGGCGGCGTCCGGACGGCGGCCGCTGCTGAAGTTCTGCCTGGACTGGAGCGAGCAGCGCCACCACCTGGCGGACGCGCTGGGCGCGGCGGTGGCCACGCGGTTCACGGAGGCGGGCTGGGTCCGGCGGCGCGCGGAGGCCCACCGCGCGGTCCGGCTCACGCCGGAGGGGGCCCGGGCGCTGGAGACTCACTTGGGCTTGGCCAACCTGGCGGCTTGA